GACGGTGATCGTGACCAACTTGAAGTCCAGGTCTTTCAGATCTTTTTGCAATTGATAAAACTGACCCGACACACGGGGGCAGGGACCAGCGCAACGGGTAAACACAAAGCAGGCCACCCACGGTTTTCCCAGCAGATCTTTTTTCGTGACTGTCTTACCACTACGTTCGGTGAGCGAGAAATCCTCGATGCCCTCTTCCGGCCAGATCGGAGCATCGGATTTGACTTCGATAGTGCCCTCTTCCGGCGCTTCCTTTTTCGCTTGCGCGGAGGCTGCTTCCTCAGTTTTGATTTGTTCTAAGGCGAGATCGTGTTCCTTTTTCAGATTCCAGGTGGCGAACGCGCTGATGGCGACCAGTACCCAGAGAATGATGATCAAAAAAAGGGGAATGCGTCGGATTCGTTTAGTCTCGTTCATTCTGAAAGATCTTTATTTGTGATTAAGTATTCGATTTCGCGACATTAACGGGCGTTTCGGGTGGCCCGTTGTTGCGTCATCCAGATGGCGATAGCTACATAAATTATACACACGAGAGCAGTGACAGTCAGGCAGACAATCATGGAAGGATTACCGGGGGCACTTGGCAGCCCCGGTCCCGATGTCAGAATCCGGCGCAGGCCGGTGACGCCGTAAGTTAAGGGGTTGGCCCGAATGATCCAGGAAAGCCAGCCCGATTCACCAGCGGGGAAAAAGGAACCGGAGAGTAACCACATGGGCATTAAAAAGACGGACATGATGGCGTGAAACCCTTGTGTGGATTCCATCGGCCAGGCAATCAGATAGCCGAGGGCCGTCAGGCTGAAGCCGAGCAGGAACAGAAACAGGATCAGCGGCACCAGACCGGCGAGTGTGATTCCCGTTTCAAAATCGGGCGCTAATCCGACAATCTTTAACAGGGGACCGAGAAAGATAAACAGGACAGCTTGTAAAACAGCAAGGATCGTTCCGCCGAGCAGTTTTCCGAGCACGATCGAGGTGCGGGGAACGGGCGAGACTAAAACTCCTTGCAGGAAACCTTCCTTGCGATCTTCGATGATGGAGATCGTGGAGAAGATCGCCGTGAACATTAAAATCATGACAGCGACGCCGGGGAAGAAATATTCCTGGTAGGTCATGCCGGCCGTGGCCCATGCGGGGGCTTTGAAGGAACCGCGCAAGCCGGCTCCGAACAGAATCCAGAACAGGATTGGCTGAATCAAGGCGCCAATCACGCGGGTGCGTTGTCGGACAAAGCGAACCACTTCGCGCTGCGCGAGTGTCATGATCGGCAGCAAAAACAATTTAGTAGTTCCAGCAGGCGGGAGCGAAGCGAGGTGGTTCATACTAATTCCTCCGCTTGCCAGAATTGATGGCCGGTTTCATGGATGAAGACATCTTCGAGTGTCGGCTTCCCAAGCGAGACAGATGTGACGAGTTCCGGAAGGGCGTCGATCAGGTCTTTGAGGAATTCGTGTCCGCGGGCATGTTCCAGTCGCAGGCTATGATTAACCATCTGTGGGGTGACGCCGAACTTTGCTGAGATTTGTTGGCTCAGTTGTTCGAGATTGTCCGAGTGAATTGTGAGGCAGTCGCCGCCGACCGAAGCCCGCAATTCATCGGGGGTTCCCAGCGCTACCAGTTCACCCTGATGCAGAATTCCCAATCGGTCACAGTGTTCTGCTTCTTCCATTAAGTGGGTTGTGATGAGAATGGTCACACCCTCTTCGTGCTGCAGCTGTTTCAGATATTTCCATAGATCGTGTCGTGCGCCAGGATCGAGGCCGGTACTCGGTTCATCAAGCAACAGGACTTTTGGCGAATGCAACAGACCTTTGGCGATTTCCACGCGACGTTTCAAACCGCCGGACAACGATTCTGCAAGATCGTGTCTGCGGTCGGTCAGTCCCAGATGTTGCAGCGCCGATTGAATGCGTTCCCGCATTAATGCTCCGGAAATGCCGTAAAGGTGAGCCTGGTGTTTCAGGTTTTCCTGCACCGTTAATTTGCCGTCCAGGCTGGGGGATTGAAAAGTCACGCCGATCAACGTGCGGATCTGTCGTGCGTGTGTCGCGAGATCCAGTTCGGCAATCGAGGCGGAACCGGACTGGATTGGCAGGAGTGTTGAGAGCAGGCGGAACAGGGTTGTTTTTCCGCCGCCGTTCGGTCCCAGTAGGCCGAAGATTTCTGCGGTGCGGACTTCGAAACTGAGTTGATTCAGAGCCAGCCGTTCGCCGTATCGGTGCGAGATTTCGTTGACACAGATTTGGGAAGCCGTTTCCTGAAATTGTGGATTACTGGGCATGACTGTTTTCGGCGTTTTTGGCAGAGCTATCTTCGGAACTCGCCTGTTGTGCCTGTTTCAGATAATCGATCTGTGGTGATTCATTTGTGTAATAATGAATGCCGATATCGGGTGTCATCGCGATGGTCAGCCCCATCGCCAGAATGATGGTCGGGCTGAGCAGGACGTATTTCCATTTGCCTTCGAACTTAAGGTGCATGAAATAAATCATCACGAACAGGGCTTTCGCACAGGCAACCGCCAGCACCAGAAATGCGAGCAGGATAAATCCCTTGATGCCCACGACATCTTTTTCCTTCAGATCGAGGACATCGAAAATGATAGAGAGCACAGTGCAGACGCAGAGGGCATAAAAGATGGTTGAGTATTTGACATACGAGTGAGTTGGTGATTCAGACATCGTGTAATAACTCTCAAAAAGATCAACGGGCAGATTGACGCGTAGGTGTTTTCTGCGAACTCAGATGATTTCAACTCGTTTAAATAATGTAAATCAGTGGGAACAGGAAGATCCAGACCAAGTCTACAAAGTGCCAATACAGGCCAATGTTTTCGACATAATCATTCCATTTCTCACAAAGTCGTTTTCCCTGGACCAGTACAATCAGGAACAGAATCATGCCGATGACAACATGCAGTGCATGAAATCCGGTCAGCAGGAAGTAAACGGAAGCGAACAGGTTTCCGTAGATAATTGGTTGCAAGTGATGCACGGGAGCAAGGAAGGCACCGTACTCCGGATTTTTCTTGAGCGTCTCGAGTTCTTGATTCATCTCGGGCAGCGTGATCGATTCATCGAGGGCCTGTTTATTTAATTCCCGGTATTTATTCTCGAGTGCGAAGAACGCGGTGAGTTCTTTTTTTCGGGCTGCGGATGTATCCGGCGAGTCCAGTTCTGTCCTCAGTTGTTGTTGGAGTTCTTCGATGGGCGTTTCGAGCGCTTCCGTTTTTTCGTCTTTGACGCCGGACAATTCGACTGTTTCTTCGGGATTCGCAGGTTCTGCTTTTTCCGGGAGTTTGGTAGCGTTGGCCAGAGCAATGGTGCGGTTGTCAATGACCTGTTTCATTTCCCGCATTGATTTATCAATGGCCATTTGCGGTGTTTCGGGAATGTGTCCGGGCAGGATGTCGTATTCAAATTTACCCGAATATTCGTATGCTTTAATACCCAGAAAGACACAGGCCAGCAGAAAGACCAGAACGAGGTAGCGGCGTGCTTTGGCAAAGTCTTCCGCTTTCATGCCTTCCAGTGCGACGACAACAAAGTAACTGGAGAGAATCAGCACGAATGTATTCAGTCCGCCTGCCCAGATGCGGATGTGCGTGATTTCGGCATCGGTGGGCCAGCCGGGAGAACCGGCGCGGAGCACAATGTAAGCGCCAATGAAGGCAGAGAAGAACATGATTTCTGTTGCCAGAAACAGCCACATGCCTAATTTGGAATGTGGTATGGGAAGTCCCATGCGATATTGTGGTGAATTACTTTCGTGACTCATTGGTATCTTTCACTTCACAGGTGCGCAACCAGCGGTTGGTCTCTGAAACGGTCTCTTGTGGAAAAATCAGTTAAAAAGTTGCAGTCGATCCCAAGTCAGTGTTAATAGCATAACGGGGAGATAAACCAGCGAGAACCAGATTAGCTCCCGGGCTGTTTTCCGGGATTCATCAATTAAAAATCGGATCGAAAAAATCAGGTAACCGACTCCGAGTACGAATGCGACAGCGGAATACAGTGTGCCCGCCAGGGAGACATACTGAGGAAGCAGGCTGACAGGAATCAGCAGCGTAGCATAGATCACGCACATCCAGCCAATGGTACCGCGAGCTGGCTCAGCAGCGGGTAACATTTTCAGGCCGGCCTGATGGTACTGATGACGATAGAGCCAGGCGATCGCCAGAAAGTGCGGGAACTGCCAGAAGAACATGATCGCGAAGATGGTAAAGGAGGATGTATTCAAATTTCCGCCGGCAGCCGTCCAGCCCAGAATGGGAGGCATGGCACCGGGAATCGCACCGATGGTCGTGCAGAGCGAGGTAAAGCGTTTGAGCGGTGTATATACGAGGACGTACAGGACCAGAGTCATCATTGATAAGAAAGCGGTCAGTAAATTCACCATGATCGCCAGATAGAAGATGCCGAAGAGAGCCGCGGTAATTCCAAAGATGAGTACTTCGGAGAGTGAGATTCTGCCGGAGGGCAGCGGCCGATTCGCGGTCCGCGTCATCAGGGCATCGCTTTTGATTTCCAGCAACTGGTTCAGCGAATTGCATCCCACGGCAACACAACCAATGCCGAGCATCGCGTGAATCAATGGCAGTAATGACCAGGAGTGAGCGCTGGCCAGAGTGTAGCCCAGTGCCACCGAGATCAACGCCATCGTCGAGATTCGCGGTTTGATCAATTCAATGTAATCAGAAAGCCGGGCCAGACTGACAGGTTTGGCGGCAGCTTTCGATTCTTCAACGGCGATATAGGATTGTTGTGTGGTCGACATATTAAGCGTTACCTTCGGCATTCGGTAAGGAATCAGTAGCGGAGAGAGTTTGTCCCGACTGTATGTTATTTGTTTTATTGAGTTGATGAAGACGGAAGACCCGGATGGAGTACAAGGTCGTTGTCATCAGGAACAAGATCCCGGTAATCAAGTGCGCGGTGCGGAACAGCGATTGTTGCCAGGAACCGATTTCTGCAACGATTCCAGCAGCGGGCAATCCAAATGTGGTCATCCAGGCACCAATCCCGAGCAGGATCTGGAAGATACCAATATGCAGCATGCCCATGGCGGGTCGTTTCAGCCATTTGACACCCGACTTGCGAGCGCTGCGAAATTCAATGATCACGAAGATCAAAACCACAAATGCAAAGCTCATGTGCGGATGCAGGCCGATTTTAAAGTGTCTGAGGAATCCCCCCAGGAAATATTGAAAGAGGACAACCAGTGGCACCGTGATTGCCAGACGGCGTCCATAGCCTGCAGGTAGCGCGGGGGGATCATTGCCGATCGCAATCCAGCGTTTGCCAGTGACCATCGTCAGAAAGGCCATCAGCGTAAAGACACAGGCACCGAAGAGTCCATGTGCCATCGCGAGGGCCTTGCTGTTTTCCGTGACGCGTGTGCCTCCCAGGATGCCTTGAATGATGACACAGACCAGAACCGCGATACAGATATTCCGGATCCATTTTTGCTGTTCGACTTTAAAGGCAACAATGACCAGTACAATAGATAAGAAGCCGACCAGCGTCCCCAGCAGTCGGTGTACGTGCTCAAAAAATTTATCAGTGGGTAAACCGAATATGGGGTAAGTAAACATATTTTGCCCGTCAGAACTCGGCCAGCCGTCTACTGCCATACCGTAACCTTCGGTGGTGACATGGCCACCCATAATCATCAGCGGCAGCGTAGCGACAGCGGTCGCCAGTGCGATTCTAAAGAGCCACGGATGATATTGTTGCTGGTTCATAAAACTACTTGATACTTTAAAAGCTGGTTAACTGGATTGTTCCTGATCGTTGTCTGTATCGTTATTTTCGTCTGCTTCAGCTGGTTTGGGGGGCTGACATTCCTTTTCGGTCTGCATCAGGAAGTCGTGATCCCCATTATGGACGGCATATTCGTTCGGGCCGTGGAAGACGATCGGAAGCACATCAAAGTTGCCATGCGGTGGCGGCGAAGGCGCGGTCCACTCCAGGGTTGTTGCGTGCCAGGGGTTGCGACCCGCTTTAGGGCCCCAGAACATGCTGTAGAAAATATTGATGAACAGCAGGATTTGAGCGGCTCCCATGACAATCGCAGAGATCGTCATGAACTGATTCATCGGCAGGAGATGCTCCAGGTAGCCGTGCAGATAGGGGTCTGCATAGCGGCGGGGCATGCCCTGCATTCCGAGAAAGTGCATTGGGAAAAACGTTCCGTTGGCACCGATGAAGGTCAGCACGAAATGCGTTTTGCCCAGCTTCTCATTCATCATGCGGCCGAACATTTTCGGGAACCAGAACTGGATGGCGGCAAAGACGCCAAACAGGGTGGCACCAAACAGTACATAATGGAAGTGGGCGACGATGAAATAGGTATCGTGAAAATAGACATCGACCGGGACAGCAGCCATGAAGATTCCGCTGAGTCCGCCGACGATGAACATCGACAAAAAGCCGATGCAATTTAAGGTGACGGTGTTAAATTGAACTTTTCCACCCCAGATGGTGGCGGTCCAGTTGAAGGTTTTGACGGCCGAGGGAAGGGCGATCATCATGGTGGCGACCATAAAGGCCATGCCGACGGCGGGATTCATGCCGCTTGTATACATGTGGTGGCCCCAGACGATGAATCCGAGGCTGGCGATGGCCGACATCGAGATTACCATTGGCTTATATCCGAACAGTGGTTTGCGGCACATGCAGCTGAGCATATCAGAGACCATGCCCATCACAGGGAGCAGCATGATGTAAACAGCCGGGTGTGAATAGAACCAGAACAGGTGCTGCCATAACAGAGCCTGCCCACCGCCGACGGTGGGGGCAGCGTTGTTGATGACCAGTCCGGACGGATAAAAGAAACAGGTTCCCAGTAGACGGTCAGTGACCTGCATGAATCCGCCGGCTGTCAGCACGGGCAGAGCGAAGGCTTGCAGGATGGCTGTGATAAACAGTCCCCAGATCGTCATCGGCATACGGAAGAAGGTCATGCCGGGGGCACGCATATTGATGATGGTCGTCATATAGTTGATCGAACCCATCATCGATGAGAAACCAATGAAGGTGACGCCCAGCAGCCAGTAAGTTTGTGCAGTTCCCGAACCGGGGGCTGCCTGAGGCAGGTCGGCCAGAATCGGATAGGAGGTCCAACCGGCGGCCGGGCCTCCCGCGTACGCGAAGCTCATGCCGAAGCAGGCAATCGCGGGCCACATAAACCAGTAGCTCAGCATGTTGAGCTTGGGAAACGCCATATCGTCGGCACCGATCATCAGTGGGATCAGGAAGTTTCCGAACGTGCCTGCCAGAATTGGAATGATCACCAGGAAGATCATCACGGTAGCATGCATCGTGAAGAGCATGGTGTAGAATTCGGGAGAAATCTGCCCGCCTTCGGCGGCGAACAGCCAGGGGCCGACAATCGGCATTGATTCCCAGGGGAACGCCAGTTGCCAGCGAACGGCGAGTGCCAGTGCACCTCCGACAATCATCATCAGCAGTGTCGTAAACAGAAACTGAATCGCGATGACTTTATGATCGGTGGAAAAGATATATTTCGTGATGAAGTTACCGGGCGCATGATGCGCCTGCGGTTTCAGGATCGGCTGCAGTCCGGTAGGTGATGGATTCAATACACTCATTTCTCAGTCGCCTCACTCTCCGAGCCGTTCTCCGTGGCGGCAATTTTTCCGAGTCCATCGTAGAATTGTTGCTCGGTGAGGGTTTTCAGATATTCCTGATACTCTTCTTCAGGTTGTACGATGACATGGGCTTTCATCTTATAGTGACCCCAGCCACACAGCTCAGCACAGACCAGATCATAGGTGCCGGGTTTGTTGGCTTCGAACCAGACGGGGATCTGTAAGCCGGGCAGGGCATCCTGCTTAATTCGTAATGCGGGCAGAAAAAACGAGTGTTGCACGTCGTCGCTGCGAAGCTGAATCATGACTGGTTTGCCGAAGGGAACGTGCAGTTCATTCACGGAATGCAGGTCGTCAGGCTGGGGTTTTTGCTGAAGTTTTTTGCCGATGGCGGGGTAACGAAAACGCCATTCAAACTGACGCGCGGTGACTTCGGCGATCGGGGCTTTGACGGCGACTTCCGGGTAAAACTTTTTGATACGGAAATCAGCCCAGATATTCATCTGGTAAATGGCCAGAAACAAGAGGATTACTCCGGGGATGATTGACCAGACGAGTTCCAGTTTATGGTTGCCGTGGACACAGTCTGCACGTTCTTCGCGGTTATTTGCACCGCGCCACAGAGCATACACGATCGCTGCCTGGGTGCCGACAAATACGATGGCGGTTACGATCAGGATTAAATAAAACAACCCGTCAATGCGAATGCCCAGGTTACTGGCGGCTTGCGCATTGTCATAGGGGAAAGACCAGCCGATCCAGGGAGCCATCGCGCAAGACACGACGGCCGCGATTGGCCAGAACAGAAAAAATAAACACCATCCTTTACCCACTACAGGTCTCCCGTTCGGTTTTCATGTTGAGGATACAATTGGTTGTCAAAGTCATTTTGAAAATCAGTTATGTAGTTCGTTCGATCAGTCTGTCAGGAATCAGCGGTTTCCATCATAGGGCAGGCTCATGACGTAGTTGACCAGATCCCATAATTCTTCATCCGATAAGGAACCACCAAAGGCGGGCATCGGTGTGCCTTTGATGCCTGCGGCCAGACGGCGGTATGTATCAATTGGTCTGCGGCCGCCCCGATAAATGCCACGGTGCAAATCTCTTGGTGGAAGCTGATTCCCCCAGATATCGTGCAGTCCTCGATTTTTGTATTTCTCGTTGGTTGCCGGGTTAGTCCAGAAATCCTGGGTAGCCGTACCATTGCCGCGCCCTTGCGGTCCGTGACAGGAGGCACATTTGGTTTTTTGACTAAGATAGAGTTTGCGGCCTCGCTCGCGGGATTCCGGCGTATCCGGAACTCGGGGCATTTTGGGAATGACCAAAGCATCTTCTTCGTTCGCTTCTTCCCAGGCTTCTGAGACGCTATCGGTTGCAAATTCCAATGTATCAGGAAAATCGAGTTCCATAAATTCTTTTAACTCTTCGAGGACCTCTTCGCGTGTCTCGCCACCCTCTTCGCTGGTGCGTTCGTCGTACACTTCTTGGGAATAATCAAGAAACAGCTCGTCATCCAGTTTCTTTTCCGTTTCACCACGGATCGAAAGCCAGATCACGTAGTTGACAATTGCGGAGACTTCATCTTCGGTCAGGAGTTTGAAGGAAGGCATGTATGTGCCGGCAATGCCTTCTTTCACTGTGCGTTCCAAGTCTGCTTCCTGAGCTTTGCTGGTGGACTTGGTCGACGTGTATTTGTAAATGCCGAGACGGAAGTCGCGGGGCGGGGGATTCAGATAGCGCGAGGTGGGACCGGTGCCTTCGCCACTCATGCCGTGGCAGTGCATGCAGTGCCGATTATATAGATCCCGGCCAAACTGCAGACGGACGCATTCAACCTTAAAGGTATCCCCAGGTTGAGGATCGATCTCGGCTGATTTTTCAACGGCAATCGTACCGGTCTCAAAGTTGTATTCTTTAATCCGTGAAATGTGGCCTTGCCCTTTGCCGGACGTCCATTCGAGAGGCAGACCCTGTAATTTGTCATAAGAGTCTGCCAGGCCGGTGGCTTGAAAACGGATCAGGGGCTGGTCGGCTCCGGATGCTTCGACGGTTTTTACCGTTCCTTCGACATCACCGAATTTGGTTGGCAGGCCTTCGAACTGCGTGAGTGCAAAAGGATTGCCGAACTGCTTCACCAATGCTTCTTTGACCGGCTTGGCGGCTTCCGGCATGAGCTCGTTGGTCTTTTTAGCGAACACGAACTCGACTTGCGGCTGTTCGCAACCTGGGAGGCTGATCAGCGGAAAGAGAAGCAACAAGATTAGACGACTGAACCCAAATCTCACAGAAGTGAATCCTCACTTTATATTTATGACAGAAAACCGGTTTCTCTCTGATGGAAACAGTTCCACCCCCGTAGACCGGGATACGACAGAGCCACAGGTACTTACCAATCACCTGCTGTCTGCAGGTGATCCCGTAACGCCAACAATGTCCAAAATGTAAAGAAAAAAACTGAGACTGATCTGTTCAAATCCGCAATCATTTTCTGACAGGTTTGCTTGCGCGGGGTGGGAGGCATTACAGCCTGATTACTTAAGTAATTCTGGCAATGCCCAGACGTTCTGACAACCAGCGTTTCCCTTAAGAGAACCTTTTCTCACAAGCAGGAAGGTCAATATGGTAGTGGTCCCAATCGCGGGAATTGCACGTGGAATATGGTATTTTCTTTGTCTCTTTTTTTCAATCGGTACAGCCTGTTGTTTCGTCAGGAACCCGAGTAAACTGGCGAAACAGGGAGTTCCGCCTTGATTTTCAGATTCGATTGTGGTTTGACTTTGACTTCTCGTCAGGCATGCGATCCCTCGAATCGATTCCGTGTTCCGCACGTCTGTGCAAGTGAATGGGCTTGAATGGGCAACTCAGATTTAGACATCATTCGTGAATTTGATCGCCTGATTCGTCGCGATCCAGGTAAACGGGGGCTGATTGACTCAGAAGTTCAGTTTGGACCTCTCTGTCAGGATCATTTACTGGATGCAACCCGATCGCTGGTGCAGAATTCCACACAAGTCGTGATTACGACAGGTTTTTACGTTCCTTCTGCCGAAATTCCCGCTGCCGAAACGGATGGCCCGCCGGGAGCAGTTCTGCTGGCTCTGGTGTTGGAAGCATGTGGCATCAATACATCAGTCGTTACCGATGAGTTGTGTGCTCCCGTCGTGTCCGCTGCTGTAGACGCGTATTCCTATCCCAAGCCGCAATTTAATGTACTGCAAACCGATGAAGAAAATTGGCTCGAGTCGTTTTTTGGTCGACAGAGTATCAGTCATTTAATCTCAGTGGAACGAGTGGGGCCGAGCCACACGCCGGAGACCTGGGCCGGTCAGCAGGAGGCTCCTGGCACAGAGCGGGGCGATTTTCATACGAAGGTTCCGCAGGACCATTTTGACCGCTGTCATAATATGCGGGGCGAAATCATTGATGCGTTCACGGCTCCCCTGCATCAAATGTTTGAGCGATTATCCGAGTTTTTTCCGGAAGCCCAGACGATTGGCGTGGGGGATGGGGGCAATGAAATTGGCATGGGGGCGATTTCCTGGGAAGAACTGGACCGCCGGATCGCCTCTGATCATTCGGGGTTGATTCCCTGCCGGATTGCAACCGACTGGAATATTGTTGCAGGAACCAGCAACTGGGGGGCATCGGCGCTGGCGGCAGCGGTCGCTCTTCAGAAAAAAGAAACGGGGATTCTGTTCGAGTGGCAGAGAGATGAACAGCAAACTGTTCTGGAAGCGATGGTCAGCCAGGCCAACGCCGTTGACGGAGTGACGAAGCAGCGGGAGCCGACCGTTGATGGGCTTCCGTTTCTGACTTATATGCAGCCCTGGGAAGGAATCCTCCAGATTCTGGCCCGCTAAATGCGGTTTCCCGGCGTAAGACATCAGGAGGAAAGTCGATCTGGCGAGGGGAAATCACTTGCAATGTACGGTATGAAACAGGTTAGAATGGGCCTGTGATGATGATATTGGTTTCTCTGCTCGCATTTCCTGACGCGTGATTATAAAGAAAATGGACCGTGATGAACTTCATGAAAACGAATTGCCGGACTCTTGTTCAATGGACTCCTTTTACCAGTTTGCTGTGTTGGGCACTGTTGCTGACATCGGGATCTCTCGTGTATGGCCAGGCTGTGAGCAACGGGAAATTCAAGCAGGAGGATAAGTTCCGGCAGTTAGACGAAGTGCTGCCGACTCCAAACGGATTTCGCAATGCCTCTGGTGCGCCGGGAGAAAAATACTGGCAGCAGCAGGCCGACTATGAAATTGATGTTGAGCTGGATGACAAGCTGCAGAAAATTATCGGCTCGGAGAAAATTACCTATACCAACCGCTCCCCCGATACTTTGAGCTATCTCTGGCTGCAGCTGGACACCAATATTCTCTCATTTGATTCGGACGCGCATCTGACCGGCACCAGTTCGCCGCTGGGTAAAGTCGGATATAAATCGATGAAGCAGTTACTCGCGAAAGAATCCTTTGATGGCAGTATGAAAATCGAAGCGGTCCGCGATGCGAAAGGAGAACCGCTGCCTTACACCGTGATCAAAACGATGATGCGGATTGATCTGCCGCGACCTCTGGCCAGTGGTGAAAGCACGCAGTTTTCGGTGAGCTGGAGCTATCTGATTAATGATTCTCAAAGCAGGCCCGCGCGAACCGGCTATGAATACTTCAAAGAGGACAAAAACTTTCTATACGAGATTGCCCATTGGTTTCCGCGGATGGTGGCGTATACCGATAACACGGGCTGGCAGCATAAACAGTTTCTGGGGCGCGGCGAGTTTACGCTTGAGTTCGGGAATTATCTGGTGCGGATTACAGTGCCCGACGATCACGTCGTCGCAGCGACAGGGCTGTTGCAGAATCCGGAAAAGGTGCTGACTGCAGAACAGCAGAAGCGGCTGAAGCAGGCCGAAACCGCCCAAAAACCGATGTTTGTGATCACGCCGGAAGAAGCCAAAAAGAACGAATCGTCAAAACCAACAGGCAAAAAGACCTGGGAGTTCAAAGCCGAGAATGTGCGCGACTTTGCGTTTGCCAG
This genomic interval from Gimesia alba contains the following:
- a CDS encoding glutamate cyclase domain-containing protein, whose translation is MGNSDLDIIREFDRLIRRDPGKRGLIDSEVQFGPLCQDHLLDATRSLVQNSTQVVITTGFYVPSAEIPAAETDGPPGAVLLALVLEACGINTSVVTDELCAPVVSAAVDAYSYPKPQFNVLQTDEENWLESFFGRQSISHLISVERVGPSHTPETWAGQQEAPGTERGDFHTKVPQDHFDRCHNMRGEIIDAFTAPLHQMFERLSEFFPEAQTIGVGDGGNEIGMGAISWEELDRRIASDHSGLIPCRIATDWNIVAGTSNWGASALAAAVALQKKETGILFEWQRDEQQTVLEAMVSQANAVDGVTKQREPTVDGLPFLTYMQPWEGILQILAR
- a CDS encoding c-type cytochrome gives rise to the protein MFAKKTNELMPEAAKPVKEALVKQFGNPFALTQFEGLPTKFGDVEGTVKTVEASGADQPLIRFQATGLADSYDKLQGLPLEWTSGKGQGHISRIKEYNFETGTIAVEKSAEIDPQPGDTFKVECVRLQFGRDLYNRHCMHCHGMSGEGTGPTSRYLNPPPRDFRLGIYKYTSTKSTSKAQEADLERTVKEGIAGTYMPSFKLLTEDEVSAIVNYVIWLSIRGETEKKLDDELFLDYSQEVYDERTSEEGGETREEVLEELKEFMELDFPDTLEFATDSVSEAWEEANEEDALVIPKMPRVPDTPESRERGRKLYLSQKTKCASCHGPQGRGNGTATQDFWTNPATNEKYKNRGLHDIWGNQLPPRDLHRGIYRGGRRPIDTYRRLAAGIKGTPMPAFGGSLSDEELWDLVNYVMSLPYDGNR